A stretch of the Streptomyces ortus genome encodes the following:
- a CDS encoding ATP-binding protein, whose translation MPMSETFRIPSHRSHVPTARQRVRKTLADWGITGELADDITLSANELVTNAVIHCWVSDAQVRVTLALQGAHLLLEVHDPDRDRIPRAREHGPDTQDGRGLALVGQLAHSWGHTRQPHTKSVWARFALPVPEEPRVPTGA comes from the coding sequence ATGCCCATGTCCGAGACCTTCCGCATCCCCAGTCACAGAAGCCACGTCCCCACCGCCCGCCAGCGCGTCCGCAAGACACTCGCGGACTGGGGCATCACCGGTGAACTCGCCGACGACATCACCCTCTCCGCCAACGAACTCGTGACCAACGCGGTGATCCACTGCTGGGTGTCAGACGCCCAGGTGAGAGTCACGCTCGCGCTTCAAGGGGCCCACCTCCTCCTGGAGGTCCACGACCCCGACCGGGACCGGATCCCCAGGGCCCGGGAGCACGGTCCTGACACCCAGGACGGACGCGGACTCGCTCTGGTCGGGCAGCTGGCCCACAGTTGGGGGCACACCCGGCAGCCGCACACGAAGAGCGTGTGGGCAAGGTTCGCGCTTCCCGTCCCGGAGGAACCCCGTGTTCCGACCGGTGCGTGA
- a CDS encoding helix-turn-helix domain-containing protein, translating into MPAGGRPTVRSRRLGTALRQYRLAAKLDQPQAAEVIASSQARVSRVETGHVTARVIEVRLLLDAYGVTDPEVRAKLEELAKRSKNRGWWLEHAAHLRPDYMDHIALEDDATYIQEWQQALVPGLLQTPAYTEAVIRTSPVHMAPERVAQLVEVREARQAKIEEGGATYSAVIWEAVITHPLVSLEVHQQQLLAVLAVAKRKNVTVQVLPFSMGALATVTSAFSTFSFDTEPAVQAVALENLRGTSVLEAPEDLAAYANMYDLLRSSALAPDASAKLIRGVLRSLKEDASCPRP; encoded by the coding sequence ATGCCCGCAGGTGGACGGCCGACGGTGCGCAGCAGGCGGTTGGGCACTGCGCTCAGGCAGTACCGGCTCGCCGCGAAGCTCGACCAGCCGCAGGCGGCCGAGGTGATCGCGTCAAGTCAGGCCAGAGTGAGTCGCGTTGAGACGGGGCACGTCACCGCTCGTGTCATCGAAGTGCGCCTGCTGCTGGATGCGTACGGAGTCACGGATCCGGAAGTCCGTGCCAAGTTGGAGGAGTTGGCCAAGCGCTCCAAGAACCGGGGATGGTGGCTTGAGCACGCTGCACACCTGCGGCCGGACTACATGGATCACATCGCCCTGGAGGACGATGCGACCTACATCCAGGAATGGCAGCAGGCGCTGGTGCCAGGACTCCTGCAGACTCCGGCCTACACAGAGGCAGTCATCCGGACGAGTCCCGTGCACATGGCTCCCGAGCGCGTCGCCCAGTTGGTCGAGGTGCGGGAGGCCCGCCAGGCGAAGATCGAGGAGGGCGGGGCGACGTACTCCGCCGTCATCTGGGAAGCGGTGATCACCCATCCTCTGGTGAGCCTCGAAGTCCATCAGCAGCAGCTCTTGGCTGTTCTCGCGGTGGCGAAGCGGAAGAACGTCACCGTGCAGGTGCTCCCGTTCAGCATGGGAGCGCTCGCCACCGTCACTTCGGCTTTCTCTACTTTCAGCTTCGACACCGAACCTGCGGTGCAAGCAGTGGCCCTGGAAAACCTGAGAGGTACCTCGGTCCTTGAGGCCCCGGAAGACCTTGCCGCTTACGCCAATATGTACGACCTACTACGATCGTCGGCACTGGCACCGGACGCGAGTGCGAAGCTCATCCGGGGCGTACTGCGGAGCTTGAAGGAAGACGCATCGTGCCCGAGGCCATAG
- a CDS encoding DUF397 domain-containing protein, with protein sequence MPEAIGPFRKSSYSGAESNCVEVAHTAVGGRAVRDSKQSASDGPLLTVSRESWQAFLQQFG encoded by the coding sequence GTGCCCGAGGCCATAGGCCCCTTCCGTAAGTCGTCGTACTCAGGAGCGGAGAGCAACTGCGTCGAGGTGGCCCACACGGCTGTCGGCGGCCGAGCTGTCCGCGACAGCAAGCAGTCGGCGTCGGACGGCCCCCTGCTCACCGTCTCGCGCGAGAGCTGGCAGGCGTTCCTGCAGCAGTTCGGCTAG
- the serC gene encoding phosphoserine transaminase: MADIQIPADLKPADGRFGAGPSKVRTESLTALAATGTSLMGTSHRQAPVKNLVGKVREGVRDLFQLPEGYEVVLGNGGSTAFWDVATHGLIENKSQHLTFGEFSSKFAKAAKLAPWLADPDVITSEPGTHPEPVAQSGVDVYGLTHNETSTGVAAPIKRVANADEGSLVLVDATSGAGGLPVDIAETDVYYFAPQKSFAADGGLWIGVFSPAAIERAERIHASGRHVPEFFSLPTAIDNSRKNQTYNTPALATLFLLNDQLEWINGQGGLDWAVRRTATSSRTLYGWAEDVKYANPFVTDPAKRSQVIGTIDFSDDVDASAVAKVLRANGIVDTEPYRKLGRNQLRVAMFPAIDPADVEALTKCIDYVIDKL; encoded by the coding sequence GTGGCTGATATCCAGATCCCCGCTGACCTCAAGCCCGCCGACGGCCGTTTCGGCGCGGGCCCCTCCAAGGTGCGTACGGAGTCGCTCACCGCGCTCGCCGCAACGGGCACGTCCCTGATGGGCACGTCCCACCGCCAGGCCCCGGTCAAGAACCTCGTGGGGAAGGTCCGCGAAGGTGTGCGCGACCTCTTCCAGCTCCCCGAGGGCTACGAGGTGGTCCTCGGCAACGGCGGCTCGACCGCGTTCTGGGACGTGGCGACCCACGGACTGATCGAGAACAAGTCGCAGCACCTCACGTTCGGCGAGTTCTCGTCGAAGTTCGCGAAGGCGGCCAAGCTGGCGCCCTGGCTGGCGGACCCGGACGTCATCACCTCCGAGCCGGGTACGCACCCGGAGCCGGTGGCCCAGTCGGGCGTGGACGTCTACGGCCTCACCCACAACGAGACCTCCACCGGTGTCGCCGCCCCCATCAAGCGGGTCGCTAACGCCGACGAGGGCTCCCTGGTCCTGGTGGACGCCACCTCCGGCGCGGGCGGCCTCCCGGTCGACATCGCGGAGACGGACGTCTACTACTTCGCCCCGCAGAAGTCGTTCGCGGCGGACGGCGGCCTGTGGATCGGCGTCTTCTCCCCGGCCGCGATCGAGCGCGCCGAGCGCATCCACGCGAGCGGACGCCACGTACCGGAGTTCTTCTCGCTCCCCACGGCGATCGACAACTCGCGCAAGAACCAGACGTACAACACCCCGGCCCTCGCGACCCTCTTCCTCCTCAACGACCAGTTGGAGTGGATCAACGGCCAGGGCGGCCTCGACTGGGCGGTCCGCCGCACCGCGACCTCCTCGCGCACGCTCTACGGCTGGGCCGAGGACGTCAAGTACGCGAACCCGTTCGTCACCGACCCGGCCAAGCGCTCGCAGGTCATCGGCACGATCGACTTCTCGGACGACGTGGACGCGTCCGCCGTCGCCAAGGTCCTGCGCGCCAACGGCATCGTCGACACCGAGCCCTACCGCAAGCTCGGCCGCAACCAGCTCCGCGTCGCGATGTTCCCGGCGATCGACCCGGCGGACGTCGAAGCGCTCACGAAGTGCATCGACTACGTGATCGACAAGCTCTGA
- a CDS encoding cytochrome P450, which translates to MDSATSDAFPVRLDGLRFRSEPAALYRELRREFGAVAPVLLDADIPAWLVLGYRELHQVTGDAVLFSRDSGLWNQWERVPDDWPLLPMIGRGRSSVLHTVGERHRTRVAVIGGALEAVDPFELRAHAERLADELIDAVCADGTADLVAQYAALLPVRVLATLYGFADEQGPGLVAALSDMVDGRGDALAGQLHVAACMARLVADRAARPADDVVSRMLAAGRTAPGPTLSHEEIAKDLIVMLTAGQQPTAGWIGNSLRLMLTDDRFAASLLGGRRSVAEAMNEVLWEDTPARTVAGRWASRDARLGGRAVRAGDLLLLGIQAANHDPQVRTHGTALTGGNSAHFAFGHGEHRCPFPAQEIAEVVARTAIEVVLDRLPDLDLATPAASLTRRPSPWLSSLTRLPVRFTPTAPRG; encoded by the coding sequence GCAACCTCTGACGCCTTCCCCGTACGCCTCGACGGGCTTCGGTTCCGGTCCGAACCGGCGGCGCTGTACCGGGAGTTGCGACGTGAGTTCGGCGCGGTGGCGCCGGTGCTGCTCGACGCGGACATCCCGGCGTGGCTGGTGCTCGGCTACCGCGAGCTGCACCAGGTCACCGGGGACGCCGTGCTGTTCAGCCGCGACTCCGGCCTCTGGAACCAGTGGGAGCGCGTCCCCGACGACTGGCCGCTGCTGCCGATGATCGGGCGCGGGCGCTCCTCCGTCCTGCACACCGTCGGCGAACGCCATCGCACGCGGGTGGCGGTGATCGGCGGCGCCCTCGAAGCCGTCGACCCCTTCGAGCTGCGCGCCCACGCCGAACGCCTCGCCGACGAGCTGATCGACGCGGTGTGCGCCGACGGCACGGCGGACCTCGTCGCGCAGTACGCGGCCCTGCTCCCCGTACGGGTCCTCGCCACGCTCTACGGGTTCGCCGACGAGCAGGGGCCGGGCCTCGTCGCCGCCCTGAGCGACATGGTCGACGGGCGCGGGGACGCCCTCGCGGGGCAGTTGCACGTGGCCGCGTGCATGGCGCGGCTGGTGGCGGACCGGGCGGCGCGGCCCGCGGACGACGTGGTCAGCCGCATGCTCGCCGCCGGGCGTACGGCGCCGGGGCCCACCCTCAGCCACGAGGAGATCGCCAAGGACCTGATCGTCATGCTGACCGCGGGCCAGCAGCCGACCGCCGGCTGGATCGGCAACTCGCTGCGGCTGATGCTGACGGACGACCGTTTCGCGGCCTCGCTCCTCGGTGGCCGGCGCAGTGTCGCCGAGGCCATGAACGAGGTCCTGTGGGAGGACACGCCGGCCCGGACCGTGGCCGGCCGGTGGGCGTCCCGCGACGCCCGGCTCGGCGGTCGCGCCGTCCGCGCCGGGGATCTGCTGCTGCTCGGTATCCAGGCCGCGAACCACGATCCGCAGGTCCGCACCCACGGCACGGCCCTGACCGGCGGGAACAGCGCGCACTTCGCGTTCGGGCACGGGGAGCACCGGTGTCCGTTCCCGGCGCAGGAGATCGCGGAGGTGGTCGCGCGTACGGCGATCGAGGTGGTCCTGGACCGCCTCCCCGACCTCGACCTCGCGACCCCCGCCGCCTCCCTGACCCGCCGCCCGTCCCCCTGGCTGAGCAGCCTGACCCGGTTGCCGGTCCGCTTCACGCCGACCGCGCCGCGGGGCTGA